From a single Pempheris klunzingeri isolate RE-2024b chromosome 2, fPemKlu1.hap1, whole genome shotgun sequence genomic region:
- the LOC139208870 gene encoding ras-related protein rab7-like — protein MTSRKKVLLKVIILGDSGVGKTSLMNQYVNKKFSNQYKATIGADFLTKEVMVDDRLVTMQIWDTAGQERFQSLGVAFYRGADCCVLVFDVTAPNTFKTLDSWRDEFLIQASPRDPENFPFVVLGNKIDLENRQVTTKRAQAWCQSKNNIPYFETSAKEAINVEQAFQTIARNALKQETEVELYNEFPEPIKLDRNDRAKPSAESCSC, from the exons ATGACATCCAGGAAGAAAGTGCTCTTGAAAGTCATCATCCTGGGAGATTCAGG TGTTGGAAAGACCTCCCTAATGAACCAGTATGTGAACAAGAAGTTTAGTAACCAGTACAAAGCTACAATAGGAGCAGACTTCCTGACCAAGGAGGTGATGGTGGACGACCGGCTTGTCACAATGCAG ATCTGGGACACAGCTGGTCAGGAGAGGTTCCAGTCTTTGGGTGTTGCGTTCTACCGTGGAGCAGACTGCTGTGTGCTGGTGTTTGACGTGACTGCACCCAACACTTTTAAGACACTCGACAGCTGGCGGGATGAGTTTCTGATCCAGGCGAGCCCTAGAGATCCTGAGAACTTCCCCTTTGTGGTGCTAGGCAACAAGATCGACTTGGAGAATAGACAG GTAACCACCAAAAGGGCTCAGGCTTGGTGTCAGAGTAAGAACAACATCCCCTACTTTGAGACCAGCGCCAAAGAAGCCATAAATGTAGAACAGGCATTCCAGACAATTGCACGTAACGCCCTCAAACAA GAGACAGAGGTGGAGTTGTATAATGAATTCCCAGAGCCCATAAAACTGGATAGGAACGACAGAGCTAAACCTTCAGcagaaagctgcagctgctaA
- the arpc4 gene encoding actin-related protein 2/3 complex subunit 4 — protein MTATLRPYLSAVRATLQAALCLENFSSQVVERHNKPEVEVRSSKELLLQPVVISRNDKEKVLIEGSINSVRVSIAVKQADEIEKILCHKFMRFMMMRAENFFILRRKPVEGYDISFLITNFHTEQMYKHKLVDFVIHFMEEIDKEISEMKLSVNARARIVAEEFLKNF, from the exons ATG acGGCAACCTTGCGCCCATATCTCAGTGCGGTGCGTGCTACGCTGCAGGCCGCCCTCTGCCTGGAGAACTTCTCCTCACAAGTTGTGGAGAGACACAACAAGCCAGAGGTGGAAGTACG GAGTAGTAAagagctgctcctccagccCGTGGTCATCAGCCGTAACGACAAAGAGAAAGTTCTGATCGAGGGCTCCATCAACTCTGTCAGAGTCAGCATTGCCGTCAAGCAG GCCGATGAGATTGAGAAGATTCTGTGCCATAAATTCATGCGCTTCATGATGATGAGAGCAGAGAACTTCTTTATCCTGAGGAGGAAACCAGTGGAG GGCTATGACATCAGTTTTCTCATCACCAACTTCCACACAGAGCAGATGTACAAACATAAACTGGTGGActttgtcattcatttcatgGAGGAAATTGACAAGGAGATCAGTGAAATGAAGCTGTCTGTCAACGCCAGGGCTCGTATTGTCGCCGAGGAGTTCCTCAAAAAT ttctga
- the pfkfb4b gene encoding 6-phosphofructo-2-kinase/fructose-2,6-bisphosphatase 4b isoform X3 → MRGSCRSRNTRDGAVCMTNCPTLIVTVGLPARGKTYISKKLTRYLNWIGVPTKEFNVGQYRRECLKIYKSFEFFRPDNEEGLKIRRQCAMSALNDVRQYLSVEGGQVAVFDATNTTRERRGTIVKFAEQNGFKVFFVESVCEDPDVIAQNIVQVKLGSPDYIHCNTDKAIEDFMERIKCYESSYQPLDEVLDRDLSYIKIMDVGRRYLVNRVLDHIQSRIVYYLMNIHITPRSIYLCRHGESDLNIKGRIGGDSGLSARGKEFAKRLMKFIQDQNIKDLKVWTSQMKRTIQTAECLGVPYEQWKSLNEIDAGVCEEMMYEEIQEHYPLEFALRDQDKYRYRYPKGESYEDLVQRLEPVIMELERQENILVICHQAVMRCLLAYFLDKTAVELPYLKCPLHTVLKLTPMAYGCKVESVYLGVDSVNTHRDRPENVTVQRSTEDALETVPAHF, encoded by the exons TGTGTATGACAAACTGCCCGACCCTCATTGTGACTGTAGGACTTCCAGCCCGAGGGAAGACCTACATTTCAAAGAAGCTCACGCGCTACTTGAACTGGATAGGTGTGCCAACCAAAG AGTTCAATGTTGGTCAGTACCGGCGGGAGTGTCTGAAGATCTACAAGTCCTTCGAGTTCTTCCGTCCAGATAACGAAGAGGGCCTAAAAATCAGACG TCAGTGCGCAATGTCGGCACTTAATGATGTTCGGCAGTACCTGAGTGTCGAAGGAGGACAGGTGGCG GTCTTTGATGCCACAAATACaacaagagaaagaagagggacCATTGTGAAGTTCGCCGAGCAGAATGGGTTTAAA GTTTTTTTtgtggagtctgtgtgtgaggatcCAGACGTCATTGCACAAAATATAGTG caAGTTAAGTTAGGAAGCCCAGACTACATCCACTGCAACACAGACAAGGCCATCGAGGACTTCATGGAGAGGATCAAGTGTTACGAGTCCTCCTACCAGCCTCTGGACGAGGTcctggacag GGATCTGTCCTACATAAAGATCATGGATGTGGGCCGCCGCTACCTGGTGAACCGAGTCCTCGACCACATCCAAAGCCGAATCGTCTACTACCTGATGAACATCCATATTACGCCACGCTCCATCTACCTGTGTCGCCATGGCGAGAGCGACCTCAACATTAAGGGACGGATCGGAGGAGACTCTGGTTTGTCTGCCAGAGgaaaagag TTTGCCAAAAGACTGATGAAATTCATCCAGGATCAGAACATCAAAGATCTGAAAGTGTGGACCAGCCAGATGAAGAGAACAATCCAGACAGCCGAGTGCCTGGGGGTGCCCTACGAACAGTGGAAATCTCTCAACGAAATAGATGCC ggtgtgtgtgaggaaatgaTGTACGAGGAAATCCAGGAGCATTACCCCCTGGAGTTTGCACTGAGAGACCAGGACAAGTACCGCTACCGCTATCCTAAAGGAGAG TCTTATGAAGACCTGGTGCAGCGACTGGAGCCTGTGATCATGGAGCTGGAGAGACAGGAGAACATTCTGGTCATCTGTCACCAGGCCGTCATGCGCTGTCTTCTCGCGTATTTCCTGGACAAGACTGCAG TTGAGTTGCCTTATCTTAAGTGCCCTTTGCACACAGTGTTGAAGTTGACCCCCATGGCTTACG GATGTAAAGTGGAGTCTGTCTATTTAGGCGTGGactctgtgaacacacacagagacagaccagaG AATGTGACTGTGCAGCGCTCCACTGAAGACGCTCTGGAAACAGTCCCAGCTCACTTTTAA
- the pfkfb4b gene encoding 6-phosphofructo-2-kinase/fructose-2,6-bisphosphatase 4b isoform X1 yields MLDNEEFMLETSPRELTQNPLRKIWMPCRNGHIAQRRVCMTNCPTLIVTVGLPARGKTYISKKLTRYLNWIGVPTKEFNVGQYRRECLKIYKSFEFFRPDNEEGLKIRRQCAMSALNDVRQYLSVEGGQVAVFDATNTTRERRGTIVKFAEQNGFKVFFVESVCEDPDVIAQNIVQVKLGSPDYIHCNTDKAIEDFMERIKCYESSYQPLDEVLDRDLSYIKIMDVGRRYLVNRVLDHIQSRIVYYLMNIHITPRSIYLCRHGESDLNIKGRIGGDSGLSARGKEFAKRLMKFIQDQNIKDLKVWTSQMKRTIQTAECLGVPYEQWKSLNEIDAGVCEEMMYEEIQEHYPLEFALRDQDKYRYRYPKGESYEDLVQRLEPVIMELERQENILVICHQAVMRCLLAYFLDKTAVELPYLKCPLHTVLKLTPMAYGCKVESVYLGVDSVNTHRDRPENVTVQRSTEDALETVPAHF; encoded by the exons ATGTTGGACAACGAGGAGTTCATGCTGGAGACTTCCCCGCGGGAGCTCACCCAGAACCCGCTCAGGAAGATCTGGATGCCGTGCAGAAACGGCCACATTGCCCAGAGACGGG TGTGTATGACAAACTGCCCGACCCTCATTGTGACTGTAGGACTTCCAGCCCGAGGGAAGACCTACATTTCAAAGAAGCTCACGCGCTACTTGAACTGGATAGGTGTGCCAACCAAAG AGTTCAATGTTGGTCAGTACCGGCGGGAGTGTCTGAAGATCTACAAGTCCTTCGAGTTCTTCCGTCCAGATAACGAAGAGGGCCTAAAAATCAGACG TCAGTGCGCAATGTCGGCACTTAATGATGTTCGGCAGTACCTGAGTGTCGAAGGAGGACAGGTGGCG GTCTTTGATGCCACAAATACaacaagagaaagaagagggacCATTGTGAAGTTCGCCGAGCAGAATGGGTTTAAA GTTTTTTTtgtggagtctgtgtgtgaggatcCAGACGTCATTGCACAAAATATAGTG caAGTTAAGTTAGGAAGCCCAGACTACATCCACTGCAACACAGACAAGGCCATCGAGGACTTCATGGAGAGGATCAAGTGTTACGAGTCCTCCTACCAGCCTCTGGACGAGGTcctggacag GGATCTGTCCTACATAAAGATCATGGATGTGGGCCGCCGCTACCTGGTGAACCGAGTCCTCGACCACATCCAAAGCCGAATCGTCTACTACCTGATGAACATCCATATTACGCCACGCTCCATCTACCTGTGTCGCCATGGCGAGAGCGACCTCAACATTAAGGGACGGATCGGAGGAGACTCTGGTTTGTCTGCCAGAGgaaaagag TTTGCCAAAAGACTGATGAAATTCATCCAGGATCAGAACATCAAAGATCTGAAAGTGTGGACCAGCCAGATGAAGAGAACAATCCAGACAGCCGAGTGCCTGGGGGTGCCCTACGAACAGTGGAAATCTCTCAACGAAATAGATGCC ggtgtgtgtgaggaaatgaTGTACGAGGAAATCCAGGAGCATTACCCCCTGGAGTTTGCACTGAGAGACCAGGACAAGTACCGCTACCGCTATCCTAAAGGAGAG TCTTATGAAGACCTGGTGCAGCGACTGGAGCCTGTGATCATGGAGCTGGAGAGACAGGAGAACATTCTGGTCATCTGTCACCAGGCCGTCATGCGCTGTCTTCTCGCGTATTTCCTGGACAAGACTGCAG TTGAGTTGCCTTATCTTAAGTGCCCTTTGCACACAGTGTTGAAGTTGACCCCCATGGCTTACG GATGTAAAGTGGAGTCTGTCTATTTAGGCGTGGactctgtgaacacacacagagacagaccagaG AATGTGACTGTGCAGCGCTCCACTGAAGACGCTCTGGAAACAGTCCCAGCTCACTTTTAA
- the pfkfb4b gene encoding 6-phosphofructo-2-kinase/fructose-2,6-bisphosphatase 4b isoform X2: MLDNEEFMLETSPRELTQNPLRKIWMPCRNGHIAQRRVCMTNCPTLIVTVGLPARGKTYISKKLTRYLNWIGVPTKEFNVGQYRRECLKIYKSFEFFRPDNEEGLKIRRQCAMSALNDVRQYLSVEGGQVAVFDATNTTRERRGTIVKFAEQNGFKVFFVESVCEDPDVIAQNIVQVKLGSPDYIHCNTDKAIEDFMERIKCYESSYQPLDEVLDRDLSYIKIMDVGRRYLVNRVLDHIQSRIVYYLMNIHITPRSIYLCRHGESDLNIKGRIGGDSGLSARGKEFAKRLMKFIQDQNIKDLKVWTSQMKRTIQTAECLGVPYEQWKSLNEIDAGVCEEMMYEEIQEHYPLEFALRDQDKYRYRYPKGESYEDLVQRLEPVIMELERQENILVICHQAVMRCLLAYFLDKTAVELPYLKCPLHTVLKLTPMAYGCKVESVYLGVDSVNTHRDRPERM, from the exons ATGTTGGACAACGAGGAGTTCATGCTGGAGACTTCCCCGCGGGAGCTCACCCAGAACCCGCTCAGGAAGATCTGGATGCCGTGCAGAAACGGCCACATTGCCCAGAGACGGG TGTGTATGACAAACTGCCCGACCCTCATTGTGACTGTAGGACTTCCAGCCCGAGGGAAGACCTACATTTCAAAGAAGCTCACGCGCTACTTGAACTGGATAGGTGTGCCAACCAAAG AGTTCAATGTTGGTCAGTACCGGCGGGAGTGTCTGAAGATCTACAAGTCCTTCGAGTTCTTCCGTCCAGATAACGAAGAGGGCCTAAAAATCAGACG TCAGTGCGCAATGTCGGCACTTAATGATGTTCGGCAGTACCTGAGTGTCGAAGGAGGACAGGTGGCG GTCTTTGATGCCACAAATACaacaagagaaagaagagggacCATTGTGAAGTTCGCCGAGCAGAATGGGTTTAAA GTTTTTTTtgtggagtctgtgtgtgaggatcCAGACGTCATTGCACAAAATATAGTG caAGTTAAGTTAGGAAGCCCAGACTACATCCACTGCAACACAGACAAGGCCATCGAGGACTTCATGGAGAGGATCAAGTGTTACGAGTCCTCCTACCAGCCTCTGGACGAGGTcctggacag GGATCTGTCCTACATAAAGATCATGGATGTGGGCCGCCGCTACCTGGTGAACCGAGTCCTCGACCACATCCAAAGCCGAATCGTCTACTACCTGATGAACATCCATATTACGCCACGCTCCATCTACCTGTGTCGCCATGGCGAGAGCGACCTCAACATTAAGGGACGGATCGGAGGAGACTCTGGTTTGTCTGCCAGAGgaaaagag TTTGCCAAAAGACTGATGAAATTCATCCAGGATCAGAACATCAAAGATCTGAAAGTGTGGACCAGCCAGATGAAGAGAACAATCCAGACAGCCGAGTGCCTGGGGGTGCCCTACGAACAGTGGAAATCTCTCAACGAAATAGATGCC ggtgtgtgtgaggaaatgaTGTACGAGGAAATCCAGGAGCATTACCCCCTGGAGTTTGCACTGAGAGACCAGGACAAGTACCGCTACCGCTATCCTAAAGGAGAG TCTTATGAAGACCTGGTGCAGCGACTGGAGCCTGTGATCATGGAGCTGGAGAGACAGGAGAACATTCTGGTCATCTGTCACCAGGCCGTCATGCGCTGTCTTCTCGCGTATTTCCTGGACAAGACTGCAG TTGAGTTGCCTTATCTTAAGTGCCCTTTGCACACAGTGTTGAAGTTGACCCCCATGGCTTACG GATGTAAAGTGGAGTCTGTCTATTTAGGCGTGGactctgtgaacacacacagagacagaccagaG AGAATGTAA